The genomic DNA TTAACCATGTATGGTCAATATGTGTACGTGCAGAAATTAATATAATTAGTTACAACCACTAAGATTCTGCAATTGGTCATATTTCTCCAACACaacgaaagttttttttattattatcaaaactgattttaaaacttataaaaaataattttaattaattccaGTAGTAAATATATGTGcacgttctttttttttttttttttttttttttacttcagtgcAAGCTAAGGGTAACGACACATAAGCTAACATAACGGTATGTACGCTCCGTCCACTTGTATCATTAATGCGATGCGGTCTATTTTTAACCAAACAAAAGAGAGACGCAGCGATGGAAACACACGACAACAATGTCCCGAGCAGTGCCCAATTGCCCCATTGTGCGCATTGAAAGACAGACACGTGGACCAAAACATAGATAAGGAGAAAGAGGGGagggcaagtgtgtgtgtgtgtgtgtgtgtgtgtgtgtgtgcgtgtgtgtgcgcgcgcgcgcgcttAAAGTAAGCCACTGGGGGATaggagcagcacacacacacgcacgcctCCAGCCTGTTTAGAGAAACTCCCCTTTCAGCACCCTGGACAGAGACAGCGCTGACCGCCGAGCAGTACTTTAGTAAAGTCTCAGGCTGCAGGGCTCACAGTCAGGTCAGCTGCTAATGGTCACACACCCGCACCAAGTCTCCAACCTCATCTCGAGCTTATCAACGAGGAATCAAAGAGCAACTTGATGAATATTCAAAGTTTCCGTCCTCGGTGGCTGACGGAAGGAGAAAGGTCCACGGGCGTCCTTTTTAACACTTTGCAGAAATCAAGCTGCCATCGAACAGAGCTCAACTCACTCTCGAGAGGATAAATCTCCAGGAAAAGTGCTTGAATCCTTCCGAAATACTCAATTGGttgttagactttttttattattattattattattattatttaatcacaGACATTTCTTCCTTTGGAACATCGGAGCATCTTCAAAATGTTGCTTGAGCACCCGGGGTCAAGCTGTCAAAACACCGGAAATTTCTCCCGGTACAGTTCAGGCCAAGGTAAGAGCCCATTCTGACTAATTCTTCTATGCATTATGACTTGGGTTTGGGGGAAGATACAAGACGTCCTGGGGTCAGTGAATTAGGCGTGAAATAGAAGATAATAGAGCAGATCAGCACAGCAGGACTGAGGGCTCTTGTTTTGCTGAGTGAACTCTGACAGGTGTGAAATTACAttcaaaactgtttttatttaattttgaaaaataatttgtgagtTGCATGCGGCGAATTCGGCGCATATTGCAGACATCTAAAAGGGATATAAAGATGCAAACAGCTGCAGAGACGCTTCTATTATTCATCAACTCCGTGTCGATGTCCGGGCTGTTTTAGAGGCGCTTCTCTTGCGCTGCGTGTGGGAGACGTTATGAATCTGTAATGAGCCTTCATTGTTGGAGAATCACACGAACAGATGTTATGCGCGTGCTGTCATTTCACACCGCCGCCTGCGGTTGTAACGGGAGCGCAGGGTGCAGGGTGCTGGGTGCTGGGTGCAGGGTGCTGCAGGGAGCGGAGACCACCGGGCCCACCGTGGCGACAGCAGCTTCTCTGCGGCTGTGGGACAGACCACCGACAACAAAGTGCTCAACAGGTGTCACATTCCGGCCCTGACAGGTGGGACACCTGAGGTTACCAGGGGAGATGATGATGTAATAGTAGTCGTATttaaagctttcaaaataaaagctaaattattgaaataggaaatttttgaaaatgcatgtttgtttctggaacaagctttatttttattattatttttattattatcattattattattattattattattattattggttagttagttagttagttaggttAGGTTCTTTATTGTCCCCAAAGGATAATTGTTCTCACACAGTCAGGTTTTTCTCAGGACAGCATACATTTAAGGCCTTATTCAATGTGTAAGGCAacacaaaactttatttttttattttgttttaaataaatcgtgtgtgtgcatgtgaaatAAGGCCTATACATAAAACTCCAGAAAAATCGTCTTAATCCACGCCATCCAACTGTTTTTAACCAAATTTACAAAATTCAAATTGATGcgaaataacaaacaaaaaacgtaAATTTTTTTGGGACTTTCTCCCTGACTGACCATTACTCTGATGGTCATTTTCTCGCTTTGTTATCACATTACTGTCGGGCTCACCCCTTCAAAAGTAAGCGATCAATATGACATAAAAATTATTACAAAGCTGAAAAGTAAAAGGGGCACACACCTTTCTCCCGAAACGCTTTCATATACTTCTAAAATGCAGGCAAATAGGACATTGATTTTGGATTCATCAGCGGCGCGCGCGCCTGTGGCACTAGCCGTGATTTCCCCAGGCGCTCTTTTGTGCCAAAGATCAGTGTCAATAAAATTCATTGGGGTGTTGGCCCGATCAACATGTTATTGAACAGCCAATCTCTCCCCTaaataaacacttgtctttGAGCACTCAACACACATGGgatgtagagtgtgtgtgtgtgtgtgtgtgtgtgtgtgtgagtgtgtgtgtgagagagagaaagagagagagaaagatattTAAAATCACTTATTTATCATCTGATCAGAATCTAAACTTATGATATATCGCTCCATaagtaattgtatttaattcGTAAAACTGCATTTTTGTCCCTttcataataatagtaattaatagtaatttaaaaaaaagaatacattttaaacacgTACAAACTGGTATGTATTTATCTTCTTCCAAGGGTGATACTATTTGCACCTGATTGCAAAACACAGTGATTATTTAAGAGATAAAACTGCTAGGccactctttttttgtttttgttttttgtttatgttttgctgaaaaaggatggaattatttaaaaaggcagAGGTCTAAACAAGACCTGTAGTTTTCCCTCAGGGCCCAATCTCTCCTTTACGCATGGCAGTACTGGAATctgaattaaaaatgggattGCCATGGCGAGTCCTCGCGAGAAACCACTTTGGAAGATTTACATAATAAATCAACAACATAATGGTGTCCAGTtttctggagttttttttcaagGCTGTATCTCGTTCCTGTTGTTGTTCTTAAGTGCTCATTGCGTCAGTCCAATGTCCACGCGGGGATCATTAACattttatgtaatgtaatgttcaGCCTTGTTGGGCTTCTCATTACAAACAATATACGCACTAACTCGGTAAAACAATATTAAACTTAATCATCAGAATTAGTTGCAGAATATTTTCcatgtagcttttttttaatgactaaGTGTGTATCTTACAAAACTTTCTTACAAAATCTTTTTCCCTTTTATGCATGattcagaaaaataatattGGCATCATATCGTTCGATGTAAGGAGAGAATAATTATAGAAATGAACTGTCATAGGATGGAATAATTTCAGAGTTAGAGAAAAGGGTGTTTTGTGTATTAAGATTTTTAGTTTGATAGCCAAATTGAAAGAAACAAGACAGTCTTTCTTTATATTTGCATGTGTTATTTGGAGAGTAAAATGGGCTATAATATTGTAACGTGTATCTGAGTAACGTTACCTCCCAACACTGAAACTCTATTGGCTTTTCCTCTCACCTCCTGAGTATTCCTCTTCCGGGTGAGGTCCTCTCTGTAGGTGATGTTAATCTATCTCCCTGTCGCCCAGGAAACGGCGCAGCTTAATCCTGCACAGGCTTCAACACACTGAAGCAGAAAAAGCAAAGTCGCACAGCACTCTCGCGCGCTCTCTGGTCGCCATTGGGGCTCCTGATACATACATTTGACAGTACCTGCCTGGTGTATGAGTGTGGAGAGATTAGAAACAAGACAGATTTGCATTCATGTGAGCGTAAATCATGAGCAATGGATGGAAACAGTGAGCGCAACTCTCCAAAAGAGGCACCAAATAACACGGAGATGCTCCTTGCTTTGCTGTCGCACAGTGAGGAGCTGCGGAAAGGTAACCGGAAGCCAAATTACatcaatttattcatttttttgtactgCTTATATTACGCATatctctctatgtgtgtgtgtgtgtgtgtgtgtgtgtgtgtgtgtgtgtgtgtgtgtgtagcgtgTGATTACACATACTCTACTTTAGCGTGTTTAAATGGGCCTTTGAGTGCAGCTCGTGGCTGAAAATAATGGTCCCaacatgttgaatatgtgtggATTATCATAACTGGTTTATGGATGATGGATGCTACAGCTGTGCAGTGGTTATAATTTAGGGAAATTGTCCTGTCGCGCGGATCAGTTTTACAGCTGCTGAGAAAGAGGACATGTGCCACTTTCGTTGCTCCAGATCTTTTACGCATCAGGCTTTTGACCTTTGATTTATCTGAATGGTCGTTCAAATTtagatatattatatttcatatttagtgCAATATTTTGAAGGGTACAACAGGCGTTACTCGCTTTATGCGTTTGAATGAGTAATTTGGTTTTACGCATTTTCCAATCAAACGTTGAAGCCATTTTTGGTAAAGACTCGaaatgttgtacatttttaatacaGTGTTTATCACACTTTAtgcataaaatatgtttttgtataaACCTTTGTTGAGTAGTTGTATGTTTTTTAGTCTCTACttcctacatttatttaccaATTTTATATAGTTATAATTAGGTTAGAATGGTGCAGAAATAGTGAGTTTACGCACGACATTTCCGTTCTTATTTCCAATCATTTATATCTTTAATATTCCAAGTGGGCCCCATAAGGGAAGCAAATTGATTGGACACCTCATTGGTTTGCGCCGTGAGACTGTAGGCCGCAGCTTTCTAGTTTTACAGAGCGCGTTGAATTAATGATGACCTGGATACACCTGTTCCTGACGTGGCTCccaccagcaccagcagcacTTGTGCAGGGCTTCGCTGGCGATGCCAGAAGAAATGGTTCATTAATGTTTCACGAATTGTCCACAGCAGAACAATAGGAATGCGATTCCTTGCACGGATGGAATATGAAGTGGTTGAGCCTATTTTAATTAGTAATAACGGGGCCTGATAAAGTCGCACTTGGCATTTTGATGTcctcattttttccttttttgttttcattgattTAAATGCATTCTGTTACCTCAATCTGTCGTTTCGTGGAGGGAAGGCTGTTAAAATACCTCAAATGTGTTTTGGGCATGCTACGTAGCTCCTGCAGGCCTCTCTGTTTGAAACTGACGTAAAAGTGGCTGCTGCTTGTTAAAGATTATTACACGTGACAAAATAATAACCAGCTGACCACTTTTCCATTAACGAGCAAGTTATTCCCCAAATTACTCTATAGCTTCCACCTTATTTAGGGATCTGAAATGCCCCTCATATATCAACTTTTCTTCTAAGTATCCTGCAAACTTCGAACTGCACAATTACATTTATGGCGTTATTTGGATTTACTTTATTTAGTTTAAACTACTGGTAGAATACGAGTGTCAGTGCCAATTTAAATCAGTTGGTTGTCTGTTTATAGCTACGGTTTGCTCTgatattcatattcatttcGAATGATGCTAAACAGATTTTATATATTCACAACTTAAATTTTGAAAtgcatattaattattatttcatcagTGAGATATATAGGCCGAAATACCCGAGTGGTTTGAAATCTGCTTTCGAAGAttttaatatacaaataaaaacaatgtattttttaaatatattataagcaTGGGGTGATTGGATGACCGAATTTGGACAGTggaataatgtttttgtttgttttctctcaaTTACATGCAACTAAGGCTAAATGtaagattaaaatataaaatagatatacacatttattaaagtattaaagtaaatGCTACTGGGGAATAATTCCCtcttatataaaataatataatataatcaaaAGCCCATGCAGGAACACGCTTCCATTCACCACTGCCATTTGTTTATCaaatcctttatttttattatttttattattattatttgtgtgtttatttcgtAAGATGCAATTTTATTTATCTGGCATAGAGGTACTGTATTAACTTATTGTGGTGATAAATTGGTGGATATGTGAAACAAAAAGAGTGATGATGTTCATATTTATGAAATGCAAGTCAGTATATAATTTGATCTTCTACAGACCATTttagaaattaataataaaacgaccaaattatttaaatacaaataaggataataaaagcaaaactggaaaaaaaaagtgagtaatTGTGAGTGGGTATATTCACGCTGCTGATCCTTGCTGTGACGTTACTTTCTTGAGAATCTTGCATAATTAAAGGTGTGTACATTAACAGATAATAACTTTGAGTACAGTACGTGTGCACATATTACGCACAATAAGCAGGTTCAGTTGTCACTCTGCGCCTTTCCCTTACGCCATTTTCCTACCGAATTGACtaaaattttgtgttttttctatccTGTGTCCTGCAGAAATCCCCGTATGTGCAGGCTGCAATCAACACATCGTGGACCGCTTTATCCTCAAAGTGCTGGATCGCCACTGGCACAGCAAGTGCCTGAAATGCAGCGACTGCCAGGCGCAACTGTCGGAGAAGTGCTTCAGCAGGGGCGACAGCGTCTACTGCAAAGAGGATTTCTTCAAGTGAGTAGCTCTCAGGGccatttctaaaaataaaaaaaaaatcctcgtcaattcaatttattttaacatacagtcatggaaaaacattattagaccactttttctttaatttcttgttaattttaatgtctggtacaactaaaggcacatttgtttggacacatataatgataacaacaaaaatagctgataagagtttattttaagagctgatatctagccattttccatggttttcttgataataaccaaaatcattatcaagaaaaccatgggaaatggcaagatatcagcaattaaattaaactctcatcagctatttttgttgttgtcattatatttgttaacaaaattaacaagacattgaagagaACAATGGTCGAAtacattttccatgactgtatatcctTTACTTAAAATCAAATGCTGTTTGGAAAGTGATGTATTGATGAAAACCGTCTAATTTTCCAAAAGGAGATTCGGGACCAAATGCGCAGCGTGTCAGCAGGGCATACCGCCCACACAGGTGGTGAGGAGAGCGCAGGACTTCGTCTACCACCTACACTGTTTCGCCTGTATCGTGTGCAAGAGGCAGCTGGCCACAGGTGACGAGTACTACCTGATGGAGGACAGCAGGCTGGTGTGCAAGGCCGACTACGAGACCGCCAAACAGAGAGGTGAGCTGCAAAATGTTATTGGCCTGGAAAGTGCGTAATCTGCAGACGAGCTGCTGTGTGTTATATGATGCGTTTGTCTGCAGACGTGTTTTTAAGTACCTGCTTTGAGTTGTGCGTTTGACGTGACAATGAGGTCACCCATAAACTCTGACCCACCTGCGCTAATTGCGTCGTTGCCCGCAACCCAATCGATAGCAAACTGCGTAAAGTGGAGGCCTGGAGGTTTCCACTTGCACTCTGCGCTCAAAGGAAtcagctttcaataacttttatTATTGTGCGTGTGCCTGAGAAAAGAGGTGTGTGTGCGTCTCTGTGTGTAggcctgtatgtgtgtttaaaagaggaagaggggaaaaaagagagaaaaacaatctgtgTTTAGTAGGCTAGGTgcagtttttaaaatttgaaatagATATAGTTAAATCACTAGGGcatgttttatatatgtattattattatatatttattatttatatctaAAGTCACACTGTAGTGTGATGCTTTTAGCAGCAATTAGGTAAAcataagaaatacatttttatgtatgattcAAAACCAATTTGCATCTTTTACAATTTGAAGTTACATATTGATAATGCATCAGAACAATAATACTCACAAAAGCCTTTTATCCGTTTACCCAAAAGGGGccctttatttaataataataattccaaaCATCATTTTCTGAAAGAGACATTACACACTTTtgtataaagaaaaaacaatcaagCCATTTTACCAGAAACATATTATTGCCAAAAATGATGACCTACCTACAGGATAATATTTTTTCCTCAATtacacaaaatcattaacaatCATAGTAGGCACATTTTACAACTAGACTATGAATATTACTGTGAACAGTTTACTAGCTGAAATAAGTGTGTTGCTTTTTCAGGTTTTCCACTACTGTTTATATGCACACATTTTTGTTAGATAGCCTGATTATATCAACCAGTGCCACATTAACTTCCCAGCATGCTCTGTTCCTGATGGGCCAGACTGGGCCATGGTCAAGTTTTATCTCCCCATCTGTTTGTTTGAATTTACTGCCAGACACCAAGTGTTGATTTACGCAGCGAGTTAACGCAAGTTttcactaaaaacacacacgttTATTTTACTAATGAGAGGGCGCAATTACTTGGGCAGCATCCATTTGGAtgatggttttgtgttttgCTGTGCTGGCCAACAGATGTGCAGACATGATGCAATTATGCACAGGATGCCAGATTTTTGGTTTATAGGCAGAGGTGAATGCATCCATTTATGCTAAATTAGAAAATTGTACATTACACAAGCTTGTTGTATGCTACCGGTTGCTGTGAATATGTGTTTCTATAAAAATGACCcaatatacatacataagaATTAACCCTGGGAACTCTGTATGGAAAGTTGATAGTAacatttgatcatgtttttttattctttacagTGATAGAGACAACAATAAATTGGAAAGTATAATAGCAGAGAAATTAAACTATCAGACTATTAGATTTATTGTTCATTCTCTAATTTGtcttatttcttgttaatttaattattgCAAAACTAAACCATTTTTCTTGAGACGTCAGATCTggaacacttttaaaaaaacagctctGAGGCAGAAAAACGGCCCAGCATTGGCTTACATTGTATGCTGtccattcatttttcagaagcAGACTCGACTGCAAAAAGGCCACGAACGACCATCACTGCTAAACAGCTGGAAACACTGAAGAATGCTTACAATAATTCTCCCAAACCTGCCCGCCACGTCCGAGAGCAGCTATCATCAGAGACGGGCCTGGATATGCGGGTTGTGCAGGTAAAGTATATTATTATCCATTAAGGGCTATTCCATTAGTGTCCTGACTCCATTATCATGGGACAATTGTGGCTGAACTGGCACAAGCCTACTGTAAGAATAAGTGTGTGTATTGGGGGAGGAATTTACGGCGAGATGGAATAAAATGAAGTCCACATGAAAGTCAGCATGGTTTAAGTGCAAGCTCGTTAACAATGCTAAGAGGGCCCCTCGCATATTGTCTGCTGCTGAGGACCCTCACGCTGGTTGCTAGGTGCTGgtcatatatattgttttatttgcaagGACAAAAGTAGAGACGGAAGCCACTAAAATGCTCCTCATTATTCAGTGAAAGGGAAGAGGTGAAGAGGGTTCACTCAGGGTGGAATATCATTAAGGAGaatgtaaaactgcttcttGTGCTAGTGactgaaatgaatgaattttgtttgtgagataaaattattaaGCAATGAGGCATTTTGTATCAGAAATCATAAATATTTGCAAGCAGTGAGGTAACAGGCAGTTTAAGTTTATGGTTATgtagtgtttgtttttcctaAAGCTAAAATTTATAGATCAAAATGGCTAACTTTGAATAATTTCACCCCGTAGCAGCTAACCTGTCTGCTCTCAGGGGTGAGGACAACTTGTAGCTGTCGTGAAGTTAATTAAATGCGTGATAAATCTGGGTTGGGGGACGCTGGTCCCAGGATTACTGTTCAGTGTCACTGTTTCACTCTCCCAGTTGGACTCACTAAGGTTCAAAGCCATGTCCAGACAGTCCTTGaaaattaattatgttttaatgcttTAAAGCATAACCTGTGCATCAAGGAGAGAGCAGAGGACTTTGGATGTAGAGGACTCTGACTTGTGTATGAGGGGCATGATGATCAAAAATCAATGTGTTTCATAGTTATGGTATGTGTTTAAGTGAAAATGTAAATTCAATTCTGTTagaaattattttgtttaattttgctGTAACTGtctaaaatctgtatttatcagtaatttacaaaataactgTGATAAAcagtcaaatgtatttatattaagtcaaTTATCTCTTCACCCTCCAGGTTTGGTTTCAGAACAGGCGAGCTAAAGAGAAAAGGCTAAAGAAAGACGCCGGTCGGCAGAGATGGGGGCAGTACTTCCGCAACATGAAGAGGTCACGAGGAAGCTCCAAATCTGACAAGGACAGCATTCAGGAGGAGGGCATGGACAGTGACGCAGAGGTGTCCTTCACAGGTACAGAGTCAACCGCACAAAATGAGCAGAGTAGGCATTTTTCACAGGAGACATTTTGACTATAGATCTGTTCTTCTCCTATGGTGACATGTCAAACTGACAGCCTTGCCATTAAGTAAAACCAAGTGGCAACCTCAGGGACTGAAAACTGAGACCactgcagaagtgccttaaacctgcattatttctaatggccaccagggggcgactctGTCAATTGGGATAAGAAAGTCAAAGGGCAAAGaagtttatggtcttaattgctagtttcttcaatacagcacgatgcatcattttgtatatttcaaGTAAAATAGACTATAAATCGGGATTGCTTTAGGGTGTGGCAACCACTGCACCACCATGGTGTTGTCCGGTTTGGATGATGttactttgaccctttcacagtgtgttttcagttcatgaaagttaattgtaatattttgaTCAACTCATAAATATTTTGTCCAATGTTAAGTTATACGACAAGGCACTTTAAAAAGTTGGTTGTTAATTTTGCAGGTTACTTAACCATGCTAGCTAGCCAGCGCTAGATCTAGCTGATAACTTAACTCTACTCTCTTGTAAAAAACTGctgttttcaaaaaacaaaagattgcaAACTTCACACAGAAGTTTGCCATCTTCACAGAAGTCcccaaaccaatgggtgacgtcacaatGGTGTCCACTTGTAATATAACAAATTATGActatataaacaaatattttttggggtGATTTCTTATCCATTTTGTTCTCTTGTGCTTGTTGCACAGATGAACCACCGATGTCAGAGCTTGGCCTCACTAACGGCATCTACAGCAGCCTGAGTGAGTCCTCTCCAGCTATGGGGGGCCGCCAAGGGGGAAACAACCACAGCTCCTTCCCCCTGGAGCACGGCGTCCTCCCTTCTCAAGACCAGTTCCATGACATCCGCTCCAACAGCCCCTACGGCCTTCCTCAGTCACCGGGGTCGCTTCAGGCACTACCCAGACACCAGCCTCTCATCTCCAGCTTGGTCTACCCCGACTCCGGCCTTTCTATCATGACCCAGGGCAGCGGGCCGGGGATCAACCCTGCCATGAGGGTCTCCATGGGGGCTGCTAATGGCCCCAGCTCGGACCTCTCGACTGGCAGCAGCGGAGGATACCCAGACTTTCCTGCCAGTCCTGCCTCCTGGTTAGATGAAGTGGACCATGGGCAGTTTTGATTGGTCATTGACAAGAAATTGGActcgtttttgtttttgtgtcttctgttggaTTTTAGGAATTGGAAGATAGTCACACTGGACAGTGATTGTGCAAAGGACTAGATTGCTGTCCTTGGATCTCACAAATGTCTGATTAACAGGTTCATTCAGTTTCTGGGATTTcgatggaaggaaggaggataatGCCCATCATTAAAAGCACTTGGCCTAAAAAATTGTCCTTTAAACCGTATGTAAAGCAAGAAATCTGtcaaaaatgttcagttttcaGATACCACTATAAGCTTTTTCAAAGCAATGAGGCTC from Centropristis striata isolate RG_2023a ecotype Rhode Island chromosome 19, C.striata_1.0, whole genome shotgun sequence includes the following:
- the lhx3 gene encoding LIM/homeobox protein Lhx3 isoform X3; the encoded protein is MLLEHPGSSCQNTGNFSRYSSGQEIPVCAGCNQHIVDRFILKVLDRHWHSKCLKCSDCQAQLSEKCFSRGDSVYCKEDFFKRFGTKCAACQQGIPPTQVVRRAQDFVYHLHCFACIVCKRQLATGDEYYLMEDSRLVCKADYETAKQREADSTAKRPRTTITAKQLETLKNAYNNSPKPARHVREQLSSETGLDMRVVQVWFQNRRAKEKRLKKDAGRQRWGQYFRNMKRSRGSSKSDKDSIQEEGMDSDAEVSFTDEPPMSELGLTNGIYSSLSESSPAMGGRQGGNNHSSFPLEHGVLPSQDQFHDIRSNSPYGLPQSPGSLQALPRHQPLISSLVYPDSGLSIMTQGSGPGINPAMRVSMGAANGPSSDLSTGSSGGYPDFPASPASWLDEVDHGQF
- the lhx3 gene encoding LIM/homeobox protein Lhx3 isoform X1, yielding MDGNSERNSPKEAPNNTEMLLALLSHSEELRKEIPVCAGCNQHIVDRFILKVLDRHWHSKCLKCSDCQAQLSEKCFSRGDSVYCKEDFFKRFGTKCAACQQGIPPTQVVRRAQDFVYHLHCFACIVCKRQLATGDEYYLMEDSRLVCKADYETAKQREADSTAKRPRTTITAKQLETLKNAYNNSPKPARHVREQLSSETGLDMRVVQVWFQNRRAKEKRLKKDAGRQRWGQYFRNMKRSRGSSKSDKDSIQEEGMDSDAEVSFTDEPPMSELGLTNGIYSSLSESSPAMGGRQGGNNHSSFPLEHGVLPSQDQFHDIRSNSPYGLPQSPGSLQALPRHQPLISSLVYPDSGLSIMTQGSGPGINPAMRVSMGAANGPSSDLSTGSSGGYPDFPASPASWLDEVDHGQF
- the lhx3 gene encoding LIM/homeobox protein Lhx3 isoform X2 produces the protein MLLEHPGSSCQNTGNFSRYSSGQGKKIPVCAGCNQHIVDRFILKVLDRHWHSKCLKCSDCQAQLSEKCFSRGDSVYCKEDFFKRFGTKCAACQQGIPPTQVVRRAQDFVYHLHCFACIVCKRQLATGDEYYLMEDSRLVCKADYETAKQREADSTAKRPRTTITAKQLETLKNAYNNSPKPARHVREQLSSETGLDMRVVQVWFQNRRAKEKRLKKDAGRQRWGQYFRNMKRSRGSSKSDKDSIQEEGMDSDAEVSFTDEPPMSELGLTNGIYSSLSESSPAMGGRQGGNNHSSFPLEHGVLPSQDQFHDIRSNSPYGLPQSPGSLQALPRHQPLISSLVYPDSGLSIMTQGSGPGINPAMRVSMGAANGPSSDLSTGSSGGYPDFPASPASWLDEVDHGQF